A genomic window from Hyla sarda isolate aHylSar1 chromosome 10, aHylSar1.hap1, whole genome shotgun sequence includes:
- the LOC130294571 gene encoding uncharacterized protein LOC130294571, producing MSQDNIQTTTEKVNPDALQSLVDASVSKSLQNAVSTLQESFEKSLANIMARSGNMTPGVLPPITPSDHYWSPAESVSHMAKGFKGPGKVKSKKRHTSIEEPYPSKGVQHTSGTRHETNTAHAPGSKPEPSNSGSKKPLSSPSTREEVQPVKASTFRAKPDSYRIQSSEESDDSDIQDVQEILYCSEDSDSDHDDPALQEDTTVTHPGDSYFDPALICHPRSGEWLPNSRIAEFLALRANKPLDRPSRSKLKAECPRPSLPNNSSATPELDPLLAKFLFKTGKNPKKGVDRSFKSCQDKLMDLLGPLSKIMDMADEASASNSTVDTETLKGWIQRAICLFGNANAALSTERKRSILMKIDPQLTNLATAEPANPTNGMLFGEDFIRELNKYVGLFSSLNKAQVSMKKVFSSRIFGRAGKGRGRFSGRSSQHRAYRGPYSNPSVQFAAPPSAPSPFFPYRSRPWRSRGQRGYPRSRPPTVQQ from the exons ATGTCTCAGGACAACATCCAAACTACCACAGAAAAAGTCAATCCAGACGCTTTGCAGTCTTTAGTGGACGCTTCAGTGTCCAAATCATTACAAAATGCAGTTTCCACTCTGCAAGAATCTTTTGAAAAATCATTAGCTAATATTATGGCTCGCTCTGGCAATATGACTCCTGGGGTTCtacctcctattaccccttccgACCATTACTGGTCTCCTGCCGAATCGGTATCTCATATGGCAAAAGGTTTTAAAGGTCCTGGCAAAGTTAAATCAAAAAAGCGCCATACCTCAATTGAAGAACCTTATCCCTCTAAAGGTGTACAACACACTTCAGGGACTCGCCATGAGACTAATACCGCTCATGCTCCAGGTTCCAAACCAGAACCATCTAATAGTGGTTCAAAGAAACCACTTTCCTCACCCTCCACCAGAGAGGAAGTCCagcctgtcaaggcttctacattTAGAGCGAAGCCAGACTCCTACCGAATTCAGTCTTCTGAGGAATCGGACGATTCCGACATTCAAGATGTTCAGGAGATTTTATATTGTTCGGAGGACAGTGACTCGGATCACGATGACCCTGCTTTGCAGGAAGACACTACAGTGACACATCCTGGGGATTCATACTTTGATCCCGCTTTAATTTGCCACCCACGCTCAGGCGAATGGCTTCCAAATTCTAGAATTGCCGAATTCTTAGCACTAAGAGCTAATAAACCTTTAGATCGTCCATCTCGTAGCAAATTGAAGGCAGAATGCCCTCGCCCTTCTTTGCCTAATAATTCCTCGGCTACTCCGGAGTTGGACCCACTCCTGGCGAAATTCTTgtttaaaacaggaaaaaacccaAAGAAGGGAGTAGACCGTAGCTTTAAGTCCTGTCAGGACAAATTAATGGACCTTCTGGGTCCACTTTCTAAAATTATGGACATGGCTGATGAGGCATCCGCCTCCAATTCTACTGTTGATACCGAAACCCTTAAAGGGTGGATTCAACGAGCAATATGTCTATTCGGCAACGCTAATGCCGCTCTCTCCACTGAGAGGAAAAGGTCTATTCTCATGAAGATTGACCCACAATTGACCAATCTGGCTACTGCCGAACCGGCCAACCCCACCAATGGCATGCTTTTTGGTGAGGATTTCATCAGAGAACTAAATAAATATGTGGGTCTTTTTTCCTCGCTTAATAAAGCGCAAGTTTCTATGAAGAAAGTGTTCTCAAGCAGAATTTTTGGGAGGGCCGGAAAAGGTCGGGGCCGATTTTCCGGCCGGTCATCCCAGCATAGAGCTTATAGAGGCCCCTATTCCAACCCATCAGTACAATTCGCAGCTCCACCCTCTGCTCCCTCCCCATTTTTCCCTTACAGGTCCAGACCATGGCGCTCCAGAGGCCAAAGAGGTTATCCTCGCTCCagacctcccacag ttCAACAATGA